TTTTAATGGTTGCAGCTCTTTACTCGAAAACCCCCCGAAACAGTTCCTCAAAGTCAGAGTTCGTAATCCACGTACGCGACGTCGCAGTTCACATGCTCGGGTCAAAACAGGGCGGCAGGCTGCGCAATTTCTGCTCCCGTAAACGTCTACGAATCTGTTAGCGTCTCCGCAGCCGTCCTCCCGGCACATTAAGTCCACGTGCTCCCCAACGAACACCTCACTAAACATTTTGTCCGAGTCTTATTTTAGTAGCTTATGTACAGGAGGTTGAAGTGTCTGCCGGGCGGTATCCCAGGCAACCGAGTCCTCACACATTTACAGTATGCATTCCAGTTTTTCAGTCCTCTGATcgtctttcttttaaaaaattttttcaCAGGTTAATGcgcatttgtgtcttttattgtcGTTGCTTATGTATTTCTACCTTAAAGGTGCGTTTTGATGAGTTTCTTTTTGCTCTGGCTGCGGTTATGGAGAGGTCACTGAATCACACGTCGGAAACACAATCTATAGAATGTTCTTGTGTGGATGCGAGGAGggtttgtgcttgtgtgcgtAGATTCTGCTTGAACTTGTGCTTTTTTCCTCAAACGCTACGTGGGGGTCTCTGAAGCTCGTGGGTCCTCCTGTTGCGACCCTTCTTATTTTCCTGCATCCGTCTCCATTTGTTCGCATGCTGGGTGCTCACCCGCGCTGCCCCCGCAACCTGAGGACCAGCCAGGTTGCCCTGCCCCTTCTGGCCATTTTGTGCCCTCTGGTTGTTCTTGGGGGCCTGTCCGCTCAGCATGCCCAGGTTTCCTTGACCTTTTTGTGTATTCTGGCTCCGCGTTGGGCCTTCCACTGTCGGAGCTCCGGCCTGAAGCCATGGCCTGCTCTGTGGAGGGCTGGCTTGCTGCTTCTGCGCATTGGGAGCCGTAGCCCTTGGTCGCAACGCGCCATTGGAACCACCGGTGCCGTCGGGTTTTCCCTGGCTGTTGGTGTTGGGCGTCTTCACCCTCTTCTGTTTGCGCTCTTTCTTCCAAACCCTGTCGCAAAACTCCTCCACGCTGTTGAGGTCCGGGTGGTCCaagagagacaggaaatctCGGTACCACACCCTGTGCTTGGCTGACTGGCCAACGCCCCCTCCTGCGCCAGGAATTCCGGGGAGGATGTCCCCCAGTCTCTGCGTGGGGATGACCTGGAGGTTAAGGCGCAGCAGGGGCTGGATGAAGCCGTGTTCGACAGCCTGGCAGTGGTAGACACCTGTGTCAGACTGACTCAGGCTGCGTATCAGCAGACCCTGGTCTGTACGTACCACTCTGTCGTCAAGCTTGATCTGtagaagagagaaagacaaggaTATCAATAATGGGGGGGGCAGGCCGACCCAATGGGCACAAGGGTATATTCCATGCGCCACGACCACAGCAACTAAACTGACCAATTCTACACCTTATGTCTTTGAAATGGAGTACTACTTGGGTTCACATATTCGTTTCCATCTCATCCTGCATTGCTGCTGCTCAAGGAGAGACATGGGAAGGTCTGGACATGAAAATATAAGGAAGTGTTGGGTGCCTCAATGACTCTACAATacctacaaaacatttttttgtgattgttgGCTCATATACTAGTGTATATTGTTGGTACATtaaccagtcaggcataacattatgacctaatgttgtgaaggtctcccttgtgcctccaaaacagttgtgactcatcagagaacatggacaggacatgggtcttctgaaggtgtcctgtgatgtctggcaacaggacgCTGTTAGTTGGGGCCTTTGGTTTCCTATGAGTTGAagggggaggggcctatgtggatcatcacacagatacttgggatctagggaatttggaggccaggtcaacacctcgagATGTTTTTCATGAGTGTCATAACTATGGGGTTgaggtgcctgatctggtctaggtgggtgctacgtgtctaagtaacatccaaatgaatgccaggtctaaaggTTTCCCACAAGATGGtccaatgttatttactacatttgtttttgcagtggcTTAAAAGTACTCTACTAAGATTTTTATGTCTATTAGGGTTCTATGTATCCCTGTCTCACAGTATAACCCTGACTGACAGTGGACAACAACAGCCAAACTCCCTAACCCTATCCCCTAACCCAATGATAAAATAGATCTTTTATTGAAGGGACTCATGAATACATACTTGTTTTAGTGAGAAACACTGAATATGAACATAAGTCCAGTGGAACCCTGTAAGTTTCTCAAAAAGGAGGGTTGATATTGGACTTAACCAAAGGTTCATTACAAGCTTAGGTAATGTTAACACAGATGGAGAACCACAGCTAAATCAGTCATTGTGGTCGTTAACACAGTGAGTGATGTGGCATAGAAACTGCAAAAACAGGTCAAACCTGGCTCTGCTTTAGCAGCAATAAAATCATAAACCAAAGTATTATGGCAGCACACATTGTTTTATATCCATTCATGGgctggaaatgtatttttgcaaGAGCACCAATATTCGTCCAGATAAAATTATAAACCACAGTGTTCTGTATCGGATTCAAAGAACTATAACGCAACTAGACTtcatgtcgtttttttttttttttttactttcttggCGCTGACTATGACGCGCCCTGATGTTCCCGACAGATTCAGCCACAGAACAAATTCTTGGACCTCGGGGTCAAAAGTGGATCTAAACATCCAAACTCGGTTGGTTTCCacccttctgtgtgtgtgaggtttaAAAGTGACGATAACAGATAAGGAAAGGTGTAGCCCAGGGTAGAGAGACGTTAGCAGCGTATTACTCACCTCAAGCTTGCGGTCGTCGTTGGGCTTCTGCAGCTGCCAGTAGATGAGCGCCCTCTGAGACTTGGGGCTGCACTCCAGGAACATGCTGCTGTTCTCCACGCCGAACACACTCCTGTCCTCCACGCTGCCTCCCAAGCCGTCCAGGTCATCTGATCAAAAGGGCACGGAAACAGAGAAGTGAGTACAAACCGTGCCGCAAAGAGGAGACTGAGCGAGTGCCTTATGAGTCAGTGAATCTTTAATTTAGGTACCGTGGTGCTGCAGGTCTGAGCACTGGGAGAGAGGATCTCCGTTTCTGATGTCTTGTCGTCTGGTTCGCCTGCGAAGAAGCCACAGTGAATGATTATATTAATGCACCAAGAGTTTAAGGTAAAGTTCCGTTCTGtgtactattttattttaaccactAGGGGGCAATGTTTCCTTACACTGCAGAGATTGGACATTTATTCAACCTTTACTCCACTGTTCAGacacaagaggaagaaataaaaaaaaaaaccctggcaGAATGGAAGAACCATGAACCCGCTGAGCAGTGAAACAGTGTGCTTCATTGCCTTCTGATGAGCCGTTATTATGAAACACATATAGTATTGTTTTGCCCTTGGAACACCTTGTAAAAGCGGCCCCACTCTTTGTCCTCCGCGTATGAAAGTCCACCAtgtcatttggattttttttttactgcgacGGCGAGGCGTTTTCCATAGTCTGCCTTTACTGAGTAGCTCGGAACGTGTCCCCTGCTCCCAGCTGGTTTCAGATCGTGCACAAAATAGGGTGAGTCGAAATCAGGCCAAAAAAGAAGGGCAcggcagaaagaaaaagtagaatCGCGAAAGGTGAAGAATCGTACGCATTTAAATGTGAATCCTGCACAAAAGCTACTTCCACCCATCCGAACTCCCGTGCGTCAAACCTATTTAGTCTCTCATCCCTCTCccccaccctttttttttttctcacacgtATCCCTCCTCCGTACGTTTCCTGGCCTGACATTCCTGCCTTTTTGGCCGTCTGAGCACGTGCGGGGCCGGGTGTCTGGTTCTCGTTCTGGGAGGGAAGAAAATATTTGCAAGTTGCAGGGGAGAGCCGAGAGCGCTCGGTCCTGAGCCTTAACCATGGGGTGTGCCACCTCCCTCTGTCACCCTGCCAGGCTGGAGTATACCCACTGGCCTACTTCTGCTGGTGTGAGAAGTTGTGGATGAATGAGACGCAGGGGTGTAAGTGCTATGTGTGTGAGGGCCGTGGTGGTCAGCCCTAATCCTGCTGGATACGGCGGAGGGTAATTTGAGGGTGTGTATGTTCATACCTCCTGGCTGCGGGGTGAAGCGGTCAGACAGCTCCCGTTGGCTAtaatttagtgtgtgtgttcatgtgatgGCTGTGCGTGCATCACACAACTCAGAACAACTGTTACTGGATGAGCTCTAAGCCAGGTTGCTGGACTGAACCTCCTGGAATGCTACTTAGTGCATATGTGCTTAATGAGTGTGTTTTGTGCCTGTATTATATACAAATTACTTCCACGTTTGGATATTTTGCCACGAGCTATGTAAACGTGTCTATCGTTTGGATTTGCTGCGCTTACTAATAGACTAATAGACCAGCGGAGGTCTGACGTTAGCTCGCACATCAGAACGCCCCCGAGCGCAGCATTTAAAGCCAATTGTTTCGAAAGCCAACTGCAACGGCAGAGCGCAGGTGGACTGATAACTGCCAGGTGCGACCACATGTGATGACATTAACACAAAGGCAGGATGTAGCCGGGAAAAGAAGCACGCAGTCTCGGCTAACCCTTCgaggataaataaaggtttgaGCTGAGCGTTTGGTGTACACAGGCTCCTACCTCTTGGCGGTAGGGAAGTATCTCGAGCACTCCGCTCCGTCCCAGGCGCAGTAAGGGTCTCTGGCCAGGCAGCACTCGGCGCAAGCTTTCCCATACACCTCGCAACGGTGCAGAGACATCTGCGATACACCCAGGGCTGAGCCAAGGTACAGCTGTTGCTGTGGGAGCCAAACACACAGTAAAAGGCgtaagaaaatatattaaatactcCCATGTGGCCCAGCTATAAAGGTTTAACTCTCAGCGGGCACGTCAGACATCTTTATTTTACCATATCAGTGTTTGCTTTAAGGCACAGAACGTCTCATTTTCTCGTTCCGCTTGAAGCCTTTGTTAACAGCTTTGGGTTTAACTACGATGTGGGGAACCCAGCTCTTACCTGCTTGGTGGACAGCTCCATGGCGGTGATGGTGGTGGGCtcctgcatgaaaacaaaaacacagaacgtTCAACGCCACATAGGAGGCAGCTGCAATAAATTGGTGTTAGCCTTCAATTTCCACTTCCGTACCCTGAAGACCGTCATCTCCTCCAGCACAACCTCCTCTAGGTCGTGCCAGCTCTCCCTGGGGATCGTCACCACCTTCAGCACCGTCCCCATATCTGAAAAAGCACAGCCGGATACTGTACATTCAAGCCTGTATCGatcatgcatttgttttcttctcttcattAATTCACGGTTTATGGCGGCCATTTTGAACGCAAATTAAGTTTTGCGCTGGATCTTCAAAGGGCTGTTGGCTACGTCGGCCTACCTGTGCCTATGAACATGACGTCGTACTGCCCGTCCTCAGCCTCCACCCTGTCCACCACCAGCTGGGAGAACTGGTAGTCCACGTCCGTCCGCACCATGATGGGACGTCCCCCTATCGGGTGCACCGGGTTGTACATGGCAGGGTGACCCCTGGCGAAGGTGATCACGTCGTCCGGAAGGTCTTTTGTCGAGTCGAATCCCCCGAATGTCTTGCTGGGGCACTGGGAGGAGGTTCAGGAcggttattttctttctgttttggtcattttatgcGTCACAGAATTGGTTACGTGTGGTAAGACTCACAGTGCCAGGGCGAGGGTAGGGCACCCTCCCTTGGAAAGGCACCCACTGGTAGTTGGGTCCATCTCTGTGGGCGTAGGGTCCGAGGAAAACCCTCCTGATGTCCGCCATGTTATACATGCACACCGCCGAGCCTTTAAAGATGTTGCTGTGAAGGGAAAGAGAAACACCGATGGGgttagagacagaaacagaaagagtttAAGGACGGAAAGGGGGGGTGAAGGAGAGGGTGGTGAAGTGAAGAAAAATGACATAGCCTAACAAAAGGGATTCAGAAATGATTGCTCACAAGACAGGGATTAGGAGCTTGTGAAATACTGAAGAAAGACAACAAAATGACCCTTCATCGCTCAAAGGCAGAGGGGAGCGAGGTTGTCATTACCTAAGTACGAGAATGACAGATTGGAACTTCTCCCTGATTGCTTCCAGCCTCTTGAGAACAGACAGGAATTTGGGCACACCACCAGCAGACCTGGTTCAGAGCACATTTGAAATCCCCTCCAATGTTTTGCGGACGTTTGCTCGAGCCAGATGGGCGGGTTTCGCTTCCCGTACGTCCAGAGCAGGCAAGTTTCGCTCAATCacgcaaaaaaaatataaaaaaaataaaaataaaaaaaaataaagcagcaccATGAGGgctttctttcagttttacgCTCCGTCTTGGGTCGTCCAGAAGACAGCAATTTGAGCTGCCAGTCACCGAAGTGGAGAATTTGTGAGCTCCTCATGAATATTCCAATGTTTccacgagaaaaaaaatgttctcgTGGAGACTGTGACAAATGAAGTCGACTGGAGACTGGAGTCTGTGAACGCCGCGGAGTCCATTAACCTCTGGCCACGTAGAATCAGATCGTGTTTCACAGGTCGCAATTATTAGACTTGGCAAGTTAGGTGTTCAAAGACAATTTCAAGTTCATTCATTAACtttgcaaagtgttttttttttcacagattttttttcttgcgctCGCAGGAACCAAACGCTTCGGTAAAGACTCGTCCTTTGTCTCGCCGACTGCAACGGGAAGTTGAATCAGACTAATTAGGGACGTGGCTGGGGCACGCGCAGCAGCCGACATCACTCGGCAAAGCATGGAAGATGAATGGATTAgcatttgaaaatgttaattACAGAGAAATTCAATTAACTccaggggtaaaaaaaaaaaaaaagacactccCATGTCTGTGCTTAGGGAGGAGGGCgaacatgtgtttgtgcagatacacagagggaaggaaaggagcGCGTGGTTTCACCCTGAGAAAAAATCTCATAGGGGCACAATCAAACATTGATCTGTCAGTGGCGGCTTCTTTACGCCTCATTAAGCAGTGATATTAAAAGCTGGTCCCTGTGAATCTCTGCTCTATTCATCTCTGAAAACCGGCCACTTAGAAAACCAATTAAACCACTCTAATTCCTCAATGCCCCGTAATTGAATTTTAAAGGGTACGCGCGTGTGAGCGTGCGCGGGGTCGTATATATGTAGGGCGGACGCCCACCAAGCAACTGAATGCACTCCAGGAAGCTGGGTAAAAGCTGATGCAAGGCGCCCGTCAGCATGCGTTAGCCTCCGCCGCCGCTCCATTCAGCCCGTCTTATCATTAGCCGTGATTGATGGTGAAGTGTTTGTCCTCCTTTCAGAGACGGCGCTGGACGGCAAAAtagcccctcctcctcctcccgcgaATGcaaattcatcatcatcacgaTAAGTGCCACCATCTGTGCCATTTCAACTCACTTATCTTCCTCGCCCCGCGCCTTCACCTCTCCGCGTGCTTCAATAGAGCCACACCCGGCCCCTGAAAACCCCATTCACTGACTGGGGCGGCGGCCAGGGGAGAAACGTGGGTTCCTGCTAAGTGAATATCGTGTTTCTCTCGCTCCCTCCTGCTCCATAATCTGATTTCCCCACAAGCCTGCCAGGGTTTCAATGAAAAGGTGGACAGGTAGTGAGgaatggggggggggcggggggcgaATCGGATAAAAGCAAATCTCCAGTCctgagatggagggagagaaaaagcaaCCGTAAGACAACTTTGAGTGGATTACGCGAGCGCCGTCTGGGAATTCGATGGCGGCGCGGCTAGTGGCTCGCTTTGTGTCgtgccttttaaaataaaaaaaacggtTGAGAAACTGCAGATAAACACATGGAATAAATGATGTGAGGCCAAAAGGAAATATGAAGCGCGTGTTTTTCGGATACGGAGGAAATAAGTTATCCGGGGGACGCTCGGCCGCTGAATGCATATCAGCTCCTTCTGATCTCCTagcaacaaatcaacaaaacaaatatgacaCCGCTGGCGTCCGTCGAGCTATTTGAGAATTGGAGCCCTCGCTCGCGCACTTCGGAGGTCATCGGAAAGAGATCTGCTCGGGATTGTACCTGGATGTGGTGAATACGGCGTAGATGACTGGATTCTTCGGGTCCTTGGAGCTCATGAGAAACAcgtcctctaaaaaaaaaaaaaaatgaaagaagtcaACGACGGATAAACGAAAGAATTCTAAGGTTGTATTTTCCCCCTTTCATGCGTATAATGAATAAACTCTTACGTAGTTCGTCAAAGTGTGTGTCAATGCCATTGACTCCCGGGACTGAACACATTAGCCGGGCCTTTAGAAAAGTGGTCCACTTGTTTACCAGGCTCCTGTGGCCTCCCATGTCATTCTGCAACAACATCATTAGTGGCTATTAGTCATCACATCACCTCAATACAAACTGCACCAGGGACGCAGGCATGTACGAAACATGTAACCGAGGCGGTTTTATTCCTTTTAACGCTGTGATAAGGGATTttgtttggttgtgtgtgttgttaccTTACACAGTTGTCCTATCCTGGCAATGGTGGCCTTCCCGGTGTGCTCTCCGTCCATGGCGTTCTCCTTGAAGAACAGGAAGATCTTGTCGTCTTCGGGGTTGTCGCTCTCGGGGATCAAGTGCACGCCTACGAACCTGGGGTCTAGGAGGAGGAAAATTCAATCAAACTTAACCGCACATGAATGGTGCAACCCTCCGTACCAGCGACAATCCTTTCGCCCCTATTTTACACCCCTGAAGTCAATCCCCCGTGATATTCTCCAGTCACGGCTCAGTAATAACGGCCATTCGCTTTAGCCCCCGCGGCGCTACAGTATCTGACTTTACCTTAAAGCGAGCGCTCCAAATCCAAATCCCACATAACCCCCGTCTCTGGGCCACATCCTGGCAAACACACATGGCTCTGATTGTCCCGGGGTAACGCTTCAATAAATGTATCTCGACTTTGAGCGTGAGCGGAAATCAAAGCGAAAACGCAGGAGCCGGGGCTGTAAAGGGGGCTGGGGTATCTCTTGAAGTATAGAGGGGGGCACAAGGCCTACGGAAAAGTGGCGGTGGTCGCCAAGGCGTCGTCACGCCTAAAACGAACCTTAGCCTAAAGCTCAGGGGTTAGCTGGAAAGAAACAAGCAGTGCCGTGTTACACCTCCGAGGCCGTTTAGGATATAGAGTAGCTGTGAAAAAGGATAGAGTGGCCAAAGTGGGGAGCAGATTTATAAGCCTGCGAGGGCGAAAGACCTCTGGTATGAATCACGTGTACCCCACTCagcagtgtgaatgtgtgtctttaAATTTACACGTTCGCCGACCACATACAGGGTCCTGCCTTTCATTAACTCCCAACAAAAGGCCAATTTATCCAGAGGGGCTTTAATCCAACATTCATTTGACTGAGAGGGCACTAAAAGGTGAAGAGATGCGTAAATAAAATCCCTTCGAATCAAAACCGTTTAACCCCAAATCCTTTTAGAATCACTCACCATTAAGGGTTCATTCCCAAGTTTCTCTCTTGTTACATCTGAGTGCCATGTAACCTTGTTGATAAAGGCTCAATAGAATATCCCCAACCCCAGTAATCCATGCAATTACAATCCCTTCTTTGTGGAGGAGGCGTCGGATTTTGCCGAGCCGAGCGGATACGATCCCCCGGCGTATTTGTTTGAACAAGGTGAAAGATCGACGGGGATTAACGCCGCAACAATAACTTCTCCTTTTTGCAACGGCCTTTATTAATATGTCACGGCAATCAGCGCCGCAGAGGCCGGGGGCCCGTGATTGTTGTTGACGGTGCCGGGGCAGGTGGGGTTGAGGGCTGAAGGGAGCTCGGGGGGGAATTTGACTCCGCTACAGGAAAACAGCTGAGAGCGGATTAGCTCTGTgggaaagaggggggaaaagggaTGGCACAGCTTGAGGGAAAGGTTCAAACTGACCTTTTGTGGCTCCCCTAAGTCCTCTGCGGTGCCAAAAGATAGCCAGGCGGACTCGGCAGTCAATAACCCCCTCGCTGCAGCGCTAATCTTACTCAGCACAGGCAAATCCAGAGACTTTGTGAATGGGCTGATATCTGATGTCCGCACATGAATGGGAACGACTGCAGACTTGAGGCTTGTGGGAGAATTTAAAGCTTCGAAAACCGGGTTCAAAAGCTCCACATAATAGTCAATAACAGGGGTTTACTCCTGAAAAGCTGAGGTGTATATAGACGACAATTGCCATATTTTACCTCAAGTTTGTGCGAATGTATGTTATCTAGTTTTTGCAGTGAAGCCGGGAAGGACGGCACATTTGAGTTTATTTCTTTACCATTCAGCCATCTTGAATCATGCTGCTCCGTTCTGATTGGATGGTGATCTCCCAGCGTACGGAAAATGGCGAAGTCCCTTCCCATGAAATCGGCAGACGTGCCAGAGTACAGCTCTCCGTCTGCCGGGGAGAAGGCATAGTTAGTCACAAACTAGTCCTTCGTGGGAATCGATacagagacggacagagagagagagagatcaaaCCCACCGATCAGGAGCGAGGCCGACAGCATTTTGGGGTCGTAGGGGCTTTTCCCGCGGCCGTTCTCGAAATGCGAGGCCAGCCGAAAGATGTTGTCCTgcggtggagagagagagggagagagggtgggTCAAAGATCAAAAGAGAGGCCAATGAACGCCACATTAAGCCTGGTTAAAAGTACATTTACAG
This portion of the Mugil cephalus isolate CIBA_MC_2020 chromosome 22, CIBA_Mcephalus_1.1, whole genome shotgun sequence genome encodes:
- the sema3aa gene encoding semaphorin-3aa, which codes for MDYLLGIVVLLCGAVQPGRGVEPKHNVPRLKLSYKEMLESSNLVTFNGLANSSSYDTFLLDEERGRLLVGAEDHIFSFDLVNINRDYKQIAWPATPSKRDECKWAGKDLGKECSNFIRVLQPYNQTHLYICGTGAFHPICAFLEMGKRAEDNIFRLASHFENGRGKSPYDPKMLSASLLIDGELYSGTSADFMGRDFAIFRTLGDHHPIRTEQHDSRWLNDPRFVGVHLIPESDNPEDDKIFLFFKENAMDGEHTGKATIARIGQLCKNDMGGHRSLVNKWTTFLKARLMCSVPGVNGIDTHFDELQDVFLMSSKDPKNPVIYAVFTTSSNIFKGSAVCMYNMADIRRVFLGPYAHRDGPNYQWVPFQGRVPYPRPGTCPSKTFGGFDSTKDLPDDVITFARGHPAMYNPVHPIGGRPIMVRTDVDYQFSQLVVDRVEAEDGQYDVMFIGTDMGTVLKVVTIPRESWHDLEEVVLEEMTVFREPTTITAMELSTKQQQLYLGSALGVSQMSLHRCEVYGKACAECCLARDPYCAWDGAECSRYFPTAKRRTRRQDIRNGDPLSQCSDLQHHDDLDGLGGSVEDRSVFGVENSSMFLECSPKSQRALIYWQLQKPNDDRKLEIKLDDRVVRTDQGLLIRSLSQSDTGVYHCQAVEHGFIQPLLRLNLQVIPTQRLGDILPGIPGAGGGVGQSAKHRVWYRDFLSLLDHPDLNSVEEFCDRVWKKERKQKRVKTPNTNSQGKPDGTGGSNGALRPRATAPNAQKQQASPPQSRPWLQAGAPTVEGPTRSQNTQKGQGNLGMLSGQAPKNNQRAQNGQKGQGNLAGPQVAGAARVSTQHANKWRRMQENKKGRNRRTHELQRPPRSV